A single Dasypus novemcinctus isolate mDasNov1 chromosome 4, mDasNov1.1.hap2, whole genome shotgun sequence DNA region contains:
- the LOC101413572 gene encoding keratin-associated protein 13-1-like: MYSKCCSGNFSSCSLGSSLQYRGSSCGLSYPRKLVYSPYSPNLCSTSTCQLGSLYSGCQETCYMPSRCKTSCVVSNPCQTSCYHPRTSILCSPCQTTCARSLGCGSRSTYSLHYRSRSNYSLGCGATGFRSLGCGIRGIPSLGYGSNFCHPICFSSRSCWSSC, translated from the coding sequence ATGTATTCCAAATGCTGCTCTGGAAACTTCTCCTCTTGCTCTCTTGGGAGCTCTCTGCAGTATCGAGGCTCCTCCTGTGGCCTTTCCTACCCTAGGAAACTGGTCTACAGCCCCTACAGCCCTAACCTCTGTTCTACCAGCACCTGCCAGCTGGGATCTCTCTACAGTGGCTGTCAGGAGACCTGCTATATGCCCAGCAGGTGCAAGACGTCCTGTGTGGTGTCCAACCCCTGCCAGACATCCTGCTACCACCCCAGGACCTCCATTCTCTGCAGTCCCTGCCAGACAACTTGTGCAAGGTCACTGGGCTGTGGCTCAAGGAGCACCTATTCCCTGCACTATCGATCGAGGAGTAACTACTCGCTTGGCTGTGGAGCCACTGGTTTCAGATCACTGGGTTGTGGAATCCGTGGCATCCCTTCCTTGGGCTATGGATCCAATTTCTGCCATCCAATCtgcttttcttctaggagttgctGGTCATCTTGTTAA